DNA from Tachysurus fulvidraco isolate hzauxx_2018 chromosome 16, HZAU_PFXX_2.0, whole genome shotgun sequence:
agcctGCTGTCTAAATGACACAAAGAGACAGTAGGTTgctgacagaaaacaaaagcgCTGTGCTACTGAGAGCGCCAGTAAAATGGGGGCGGGCGGTTTGGGTATCAAACGGTGTCCGTGACAGAGAACGGTCCAATAATCATCAGGTGACGTAACACGCTCTATCCAATGTCAGACGTGTGCTTTCAATCCGCCCAATGAGAACAGGGCGGCGTTAGGGCTTAAATAGACAGCGTTCGCCAGCGccgtttattgtgtgtttttcctccgTGAAGTTCATAGCTCGACGCTATGGCAAGAACCAAGCAGACCGCCCGTAAGTCCACTGGTGGCAAAGCACCCAGGAAGCAGCTCGCCACTAAGGCTGCTCGCAAGAGCGCCCCAGATACCGGCGGCGTGAAGAAGCCTCACCGTTACAGGCCCGGCACCGTGGCTCTGAGGGAGATCCGCCGTTATCAGAAGTCTACTGAGCTGCTTATCCGCAAGCTGCCCTTCCAGCGCCTGGTCAGAGAAATCGCTCAGGATTTCAAGACCGACCTGCGTTTCCAGAGTTCGGCCGTCATGGCCTTGCAGGAGGCTAGCGAGGCATACCTGGTCGGTCTGTTCGAGGACACCAACCTGTGCGCCATTCACGCCAAGAGAGTGACCATCATGCCTAAGGACATCCAGCTGGCCCGCCGTATTCGCGGAGAGCGCGCTTAAACCTCAATTCTGTCTAATGTacacaaaggctcttttaagagccaccacaTTCTCTCTGGTTAATGAGCACTTCTtcatatctgtgtatgtgtgtgtgtatgtatgtgtgtgtgtgtgtgtatatatattatatatatatatataatctcacatgtatgtaaatgtgaatcTGCTTTAGAGAAATGATTTACAGACACAGTACAGAGAGTTTGTGTTAGGAATATTGTGTTCAGGGATAAGAAAagtaattgaaaataaataaatacacacttatttgtatagtgcttttagcAATGGAtgttgtttcaaagcagctttacagaacatgaacacaacatggTTATAAagagattaatataaaacacaaactcaaggttaatattagacttatatttaaatgtgtttgtatttatttcaaatgaacaagcctgaggtgactgaagtgATTGTGGTATGGAAAAatggagaaaccttgagaggaaccggacttaagggggaacctcatcctcatgtgggtgacactggaaggtgCGATtagaaatatacagtctgacgatgttgtattgatgatgaggttgttgtcctcaaaaacCACATGTAGTCgtcatctcctcttagtatatttgaatatttaatgaagcagagtccaactgaaGCTGGGAAAATAAGATTATTGCCTTACTGAGTAAACAGAaggctgaattattattattattattattattattattattattattattattattattatctaatttgtaattacatattaaaatatagtagaatggacaaaaaaatgtgttttttctttgttttgtgtttaaacagaaagagagcaaaattcaacagtgtttattataacactgTTTATTACCGCAGGTACAGAGCTGTAGAATTACGATGCTCCTACAATTTGCTCCTTTAAGTAGTAGTAATGTTGCTGCtggtagtagtagtggtggtggtggtattggtagtaaattttatttaaaaaaactcacAGATTCaggttactattattattagtagtttgtttgttttttaacccagttacatttgtacattttagaaTATTGCTTCTACTGCTACttctaacaaaaacaacaagaagaaaactaatataaaagcaataaatgaCATAATTAAACCTTCACTGTTATGAATACGATTTGATGTTGTTAGCCAAATTTAAAAATTGCAACAATACATTTAGTTCTTGACTGATAATCTTTAGAAGTAGAGTACAATTTTCATATACAGTTAGgaccatatatatttggacacaggcacaattttagatttttttaggtATTTACCAAAACATATCCAAGCTATAGTTGTATGTTTATAGTGGGCTGAAAGTCtctcagctttaatttgagggtATTTAAATCCAAATTGGAGGAAGGGTTTAGGAATTACAGCTCTTGAGAGTAGCCACAACCCCTTTTTTTCaagggaccaaaagtaattggacagAATCAAAAGCTGTTTCATGTACCGGTGTAGGCTATTCCTTCATAATTACTTCATCAATTAAGCAGGTAACAGGTCTGGAGTTGATCCTAAGTGTGGTATTTGCACTTGGAATCTGTTGCTGTGAACCTACATCATGCCTTCAAAGGAGCTCTCCATGCAAGTCAAACAGGCCATCATTAGGCTTCATAAACAAACCAAATCTATCAGAGAGATAGCAGGAACATCAGAAGTGGCCAGATCAACAGTTTGGTAGATACTGATAAAAAATAGAATGCAATGGTGAGCTCAGCAACATAAAAAGGCCTGGCCATCCACGGAAGACAACAGTAGTAGATGATAGCAAACCATTCATAAGCCTCAAGAATAGAAAGGCcagagtagaaaaaaaaacagctatatatatatatatatatatatataaaaagccCGACCGGTTCTGGAAAAGCATACTTTGGAACCAAACAGATGCCAAAATGTTTAACCCCTTTATGCCTCgcccccccttttgcaggtttttcgcctacatgacctacccaacaaaaagtggtacagctcccacatactttgacacacaggggtgagcctcatttgaaagaagcgattctctagtttcagaaactagtttcagattgattctaggacttactggcacaaagttacaggggtttgaatgcagattttcatttccgcctgggttgtttacctgataaactgattaatcttatttttctggaacatgttagggacaaaataacaactgagagtcagagccacatgtcttggctttcaccaaaaaaatttcaagtcaaaagacccaaaaatggattttatatgaatatttttctacggccatggtcgtcgggtgcagcgtttttgtgtacttgtttactatataactttgaaataaaaggctgcaggctcagtctgacaagccataaataagcctagactctctctctatcactctggtgtgaaaacaggcctgtaacttgacaccctgagctgtgagagggacaaaaggtcagggattacgcaagaattcttctgcgcatccagttcacgcagacacaggcaaagaacatacggcatgtcatataccgttggaatcgtctgcttattggctaaacggctgtataggtcccggcccatttcattgctattggaaggagtaattgtcagtcaaatgcgggttcccaaaaattaggtcatgccaccattggcttcccag
Protein-coding regions in this window:
- the LOC113636875 gene encoding histone H3-like; this translates as MARTKQTARKSTGGKAPRKQLATKAARKSAPDTGGVKKPHRYRPGTVALREIRRYQKSTELLIRKLPFQRLVREIAQDFKTDLRFQSSAVMALQEASEAYLVGLFEDTNLCAIHAKRVTIMPKDIQLARRIRGERA